A window from Chitinophaga filiformis encodes these proteins:
- a CDS encoding papain-like cysteine protease family protein: MNFTNLQEQVIHKPFVDELYLWNIFYSSTVLNFNMEAQTQSNWCWAATSKSVSFFYSALLNPWTQCKIASAELGQTCCTSPVPGPCNVPWYLDKALTRTKNFVELRSGTMTWEAVKEQIDAGLVVGTRIGWSGGGGHFMAIYGVSKILNTKYFHIDDPIYGKSVLTVSQFSTNYQGSGSWTHSYITKKHFYFMWIKDLVFKPELLKPIPEVRPLIRLQRPNLKADKSAAELELSFAHHAYVIGLKDIDRDIAIPERPSSLRVIELDQKKPVALYDLATSEENPEVLQVSTDDNYFHRIEHGMEKIKSSLQEKEIEGELSVLKFPALNLEALWLRTENKENDRYYMLRHFGQEDTVLNEGSFKELVFRQKAVTEKQDDLMGA; encoded by the coding sequence ATGAATTTCACAAATCTTCAGGAGCAGGTAATTCACAAACCTTTTGTAGATGAATTATACCTCTGGAACATCTTTTACTCAAGTACAGTGCTTAACTTTAATATGGAAGCACAGACACAGTCCAACTGGTGCTGGGCGGCGACCTCCAAAAGTGTGTCCTTCTTCTATTCAGCACTGCTAAATCCGTGGACACAATGTAAGATCGCCTCTGCCGAACTCGGACAGACCTGCTGTACATCACCGGTTCCCGGCCCTTGTAATGTACCCTGGTACCTCGACAAGGCGCTGACACGTACCAAGAACTTCGTCGAACTGAGAAGCGGTACAATGACCTGGGAAGCCGTTAAAGAGCAAATAGATGCCGGCCTTGTGGTGGGTACCCGCATAGGCTGGTCTGGCGGTGGTGGACATTTTATGGCCATTTACGGTGTGTCAAAAATATTAAACACGAAGTATTTCCATATTGACGACCCGATCTATGGCAAGAGCGTACTCACCGTTAGCCAGTTTTCCACCAACTATCAGGGCAGCGGTTCCTGGACACATAGCTACATCACGAAAAAACACTTTTACTTTATGTGGATCAAAGACCTCGTATTCAAACCGGAATTACTCAAGCCAATCCCTGAGGTTCGCCCGCTGATCCGTTTACAGCGTCCTAATCTAAAGGCCGACAAGAGCGCTGCCGAGCTGGAATTGAGCTTTGCCCATCATGCATATGTCATCGGACTGAAAGACATCGACAGGGACATTGCCATTCCCGAAAGACCCAGTTCCCTTCGTGTGATAGAACTGGATCAGAAAAAGCCGGTAGCACTTTACGACCTTGCTACCTCGGAAGAAAATCCGGAGGTATTACAAGTAAGCACTGACGACAATTACTTCCATCGTATTGAACATGGCATGGAAAAAATAAAATCCAGCTTACAGGAAAAAGAGATAGAAGGTGAACTGAGCGTGCTGAAATTCCCGGCGCTCAACCTTGAAGCACTCTGGTTGCGTACAGAAAATAAGGAGAATGACCGCTACTACATGCTTCGCCACTTTGGCCAGGAAGATACCGTACTCAATGAAGGTAGTTTCAAAGAGTTGGTATTCAGACAGAAAGCTGTCACAGAAAAACAAGACGACCTTATGGGCGCCTAA